The genomic interval ttttaatttataattttaattatattattatttgggtccaattttttttaaatcaaaaaatagtttttagaccCAATGGGTTGTGTGGCTTGGGCAAGGGGATGCGGGAAAGAGTCTACCCCGCCCCACACCATGCAGGTATTACCCTTAATTATCATTGATGGAAGATTGATCCTAACATTTCTaacgagtaatgttaaatagAGTCATAGATCGTGTAAGCGTTGCactagtttttttaaaaaaaaaaaaaaaaaaattcactattaaaaattaatttttttccaagtagatcttatatttatttaatttttttcaaaataagtataCGCCACTTGAACACtctataactgcaaatatcaattctttttttcaagAGGTCTGCACGAAATCTTGCACACCTAAAGCACACATAAGACTTGTTCCTAGCATTATTCATCAATAAACATGTGTACTAGTAAGTTGTCTCGTTAAATAATagaaactataattttttttttcatcaaacaATGGAAGCTGTCATCGTTCAAGTTTGCATAACTAGCAAACTGCGAAGAACTTCCCTGAAAGCAAATTGGTTTTTTAACGTGTACCGACAAAAATTATGAAGGGCAAAGGGCCACTTCAGCCATTGTCATAGCTGAGGGCAGTCTCCGCCATGTCAACTCCATGCTATGTAATGGGATCTGCCCAGATAAATGAGACTATAACCCTACCAAAAAACAACTCCTTTCCTCTAATTGGCTCCCAGGTCTTTTTCTTTGTCCTTTCATTTAGTTCGTATGGAACCAAAAGGCTGGATTCAATCCAAGCAACCAATTCTACAACTTCATTGTCACGTCAGCTGCATTAGTGGGGCTTGGGCCCTGGAGTTGCTTTCACAAAAAGCTAAGTGATGCTAACATGTTATATCAGAAGTCTAAAGTTCCACATTGCTTGCTCTCAATACTCTTTGTTccaatattttcctttattccCTTCTTACGATCATCATTAAGACCTCGACTCCGCCCAATGCCCAGCTTTGGCAATCCCCGATTCAGTCCCTCGAGCAAAACACAAGCTTTACACCATTTCtgcaaaataaaacaagaatgATGAATCCCGTGCTCTAACTGGGTGTAAACTGGGGTAGCGCACATGTATGCATCTGCAGTCTTGCAAAACATACAGACACTGACAGAGAAAGGAAGAAGGGGGAAACTGATGGCAATCGCAACATCAAATATGGTGATGACAGTTTGATTTAGCCACGAGTCTGATCTCAGAACTGTCCTTACAAATATAATTCGCATGAAATCTCAAAAAGAAGCACTGGTTCACAGAAGAAAATTACAGAGACCAGAGCCAGTAGCTGATATGTTCTCGTAGGGGAAAAATATGGTTGATCTTTTGGTACCACGAATTCGAAAGATAAAACCTAAGGCGAGAACTGGACAGTTTCTATAATTGTAGCATTGATTGTATGGTACTGAGTTTTGGTTAAACACATGGTCATGGAATATACTGGTCAATGCTGCATATAGAGTGCTGAATAACTTATAACTCTATGAAATCTTCAGGTTTATTGCAGATGGAAGTAGAAGCAATGCTTACCTGGCTCGAAATGTAGCCACAGCGTTCACAAGTCCCTTGCTCTGGCATTTTAGTGGAAGTGGAAATCCTGAAATCCTCCCCTGACTGGATTATGTCAAGTATGGCCCTAGGTCTGCCTCAGTAGGATTCCATGTAAAATgtcaaacttaaaatagataattaaattaataatgaaCAGCCGAAATGCCAACCACAGATGAAACAGACTCAACTAGATAAGAACCTGATTCTTTCCAAATCCTTTATGAACTCACGAGCAAAACCACGATATGCATTTGGAGAGTAAATGCCTGcaatttcaaaatgaaaaaaaaaaaaaaaatcgtagtAATGAGTATACCTAAGAATCCACTCACCAGAAACAAAAGTAGAACACTAAAAGTAACATCTCGTGATTGATTGACTTTACATCATGAAATCTATATTGGTAAGATCAGTTGCAAATTCGTAAAATAGCATTGAACTTTGTTAAGTTTCACGAAATCCTGGTCTTAaaggaaacaaacaaagaaaatgcaATGAGCCGCCAAAAAGagaattaatgaaaaatgaaattaaagacATACATTCAGTGGAGAAGTAGTCCAGCCTCTTGAAATATGCATACGTGAGCATCTGGTTAAGGTTTCATATAGAGTACAATCAAAGAATTAAATGATAATACATTGCTAGACATTCAAATCCGTTGGTAATTTCAATAAAAAGGATATATAACAATCTCCTTCTCATACGTGTACTTAAAAGGTTTGCATCTTGGAATTGGTCCATCTTCACCGGTGATTATTGAAGTGCATCTACTCAATCTATAAAGCAAAAGAATCAATGACTTTATCACAAAAAGCCTTTAGCAGAAACAACAAACATAAGAGTTGACGAATGCATTCACCTTGCAATATCTCCTCGTAAAATGTTCAAAAGAACTGTTTCAGCAATATCATCTGCATTATGTCCAGTAGCAAGCTTGTCTACTTTCAACAACGCAGCACCTCGATCAAGGGCCTAAAAGATAAGACAGCCAAGATATGATTAATCATTCCATCTACTTTCACCTCTAATGAAACTTTCATCCTTGTGATTAAAGACAGCATAAGCCGGCAGAAAAAACTTTAGTTCTTGGTTTAGCATCAAATCATGCTATGCATGTCGAGTGTTAATCATCAGTGCAAAGTGCCTGCCACCGTTAGCAGAAATGGCAGAACAGGTTGATGATGCCATAATGAAcatctatatatgtttaattctTTATAGGAAGTCATGTCCAATACCTGGCGGCGGAAAACACCACAAAATGTGCAATTATTCTTTAAACCTATCATCTTCACAATTTCATCCATTGTCCACCCGTACAGATCCTTGTATGAGACAATTTTTAGTGGTAGTTCATACTGAAAGTAAAAAGTTACAACAATACCCAGTCATCAGAATAATAGAAAGAATCAAAGTAAATAAAGtcagaaaataataaatggaaTGCTGAGAAAGGAAATTAACAAGCCCAAGCATTCAAACACTCAAAgctctagattttttttaaagaaataggACAATACCCCAATTTTATTTATCTACCCTCACTTCTCATGGAGGAATACCATACACAAgcaaaccaaaaacaaaaccttTGCAAAACTTTACCCCCTATGAACTAAAGACAAAGCAGTAAGACCATCAAATAAAGTATAACTAGTTAAGAGCAGCTATATCAATGTCGGAATTGAGGCAAACCATTCTTATCCAAAACATACTCAAAGCTCTAGAATGAGTTTCATACAGTAGACAACATGGAATAACAACGATGCAAAGAAGATAGTAGCACAACTACCCTCTAAGTACTGAAACAAGCAagagttaattttaataaattaactCCAAAATCCACAAGCCCACAGACAACACTGTGAATTGAAAATTATCATATGATGAAGCAGCATGCTTGGACATTAAAATATGGTTACCGTGTTTCTCTCAAATTCAGGAATAACAGAATAAGTTAAAGAATGAAAACTTTATTAGAACTTATtcaaaacatcaacaaaatggtaagAATCGAAATTTGAATGAATAAGAAAACATCTGATCTGGAAAATGGTGTTGAAGTCTTAATAATAGCACAATatgattgaaaatgaaatggaatattaataacaaatatttgCTCACCTGAATTTCATTTCGTTTGACAGTTTCAAGAGAGTCATCCCTGTACCCTGTAATGCCCTCATCAACTGACAATAGGAAGAGATCCAGACCATAATTGTGTCGCCGATTCAATTCTGATAATACATAAGCAAGGACTGTGGAATCTGCAAGCAAGGGAAGAGATAATGAgatacaaaaaggaaaaaaaaaaaaaaaactgaatttaGCATCATATAACATAAAACACAAAGAAGTCAAATAACTCACGAATACGTCGAATAGGACATGAGAACAACTTTCAATGTCTAGCATCTTAGGACTTGAAACAAACCCTGAGCCATAAAGTATAGATATATTCTACTTCAGCTATTAGGCAACCTGTGCTCCTAAATTTTGTGGAATACATAATTGAACTAATACCTCTTTCTTTTACAAGGGAAATTTATACATTGCAATATCAATTGAATGGGAGAAAAGGTGTATaaccaaggggttggcccaagtggggaaagccttggtcttggggtatcactcccttcaaggtccaaggttcaatacctcatgggtgcaaacaatcctttggggccacaccttttggtgaaaagccaacgatttaaccagttcaTGTAGGGAAACTTCCAAGGGTGTGGTGTACGGAAttgggtttactctgcaggagtgggtccgaagggccctgcctcgGCGAGTTTccctgacataaaaaaaaaaaaaaaaaaaaaaacatcgcACATGTTCCGACAAACCCAATCATATATGTTCCTATGTCATAATCTGGAGAGGTGAGTATCTATTAAGTTAAGGTGATCTGATTCATCACATGAATAATTCAGTCAATCCTCATATACCCCCAACTCTGTTATGGATTTATTGATTGCTGCTCCCAGACACTCTCAAGCACGCATTAGCATTTAATtgactaaaataaaatttcatcgtCAAAATTTCTGTATCATTCTTAGTATATGTTGATTACCAAACATTTATACAACATTTCacatggtaaaaataagatatatgaCTATTTTTTCCCCAAAGCATCATAGAATTGTTGAGCGATGTCATGAATGGAACAAAGCTTGACTTAATTTAAGGAACCAAACTTGGAGACCCATTATTATAATGAAACCATAAATTGTCAGTTTCCTCCATATCCCTGGAGGTAATAAAAAGCGACTTGTTCAAATCACGCGGGtaataaaatgcaaaatcaaaaggAACCAAACACAGAGAAATTAGGTGACACCCAAATCCGAATGAAAATATTTGCTTCTGTCAGTATGAAGTAAACCTAGCGTTTCCCCTGGGATGTAACCCAGAATGTATCATAAGCTAACAAGCATGATCACTGGAatgtaaaagaacataaaaacgAACAAAGCAATCACCTTTTCCACCAGAGGCGCCAATAGCAATTCGTTCACCCGGCTTGAATAATTGGTTCTCCACAATTACCTGATGGATCTCCTCCTCAAAGACCTCATAGAAACACTCCCTGCAAATCTTCACAGAGATTAAAATTTTTCAGCCCCGCCATAGTGCCATCGTTTCTCTCTTTCAATTCCATTGGGGCACCACTATGTTCAGCTCAATATACTTACAGATATGAATGTAGCCTAAACCCTAATCACGCAAACAAAGTGGAGAGAAATAATCAAGTAGCGGAGCTCAAATATAATTGCCCATTACTTAAaaattcttctctttttttttttttttcttccgagCCGAATAAGAACTAGAACTTTCAAATTTGCTTTAGCAATAAACTCTTCACGGTAATTTGCAATCAGTTCAattaagaaatctaataaaatacaaaaatcaatctGCTCTGCCTTTGTACTTAGCTTCACCGTTCTTTGCTGAACTAATTCATTGGAAGgcggagggagggagggaaggaAGAGTCACCTGCTCAAGGGTTTTGGGTCTTTTGAGGGCGGCCCTTCTCTTGTTACAGATGCAGCACAGGCGACCCCTGCCCTTCATGGACTTCCCGTTTCCGTCGGCTTCCTCCATTCCAACCGGTTTCCGTTGTTTTTCTCGGAAAGAGTACGGAggaaaaatgattgaaaatcaTGGATCGCATTAACTCAGCTTAAATATACAAGTAGTACGACGCATTAAAACCGATAATGATATTTAACTGTtttgtattatttaaaaaaaaaaatataagatatatataaaaaatttaattttttaataataaatctccttcatttctaaaataattacacaaccataaatctaacattactcttttggTAAAGTTTTGCTCCCACGGACGACATTATGCGCTTTACTTTGTAGTCTAATTAGTAAATTATGGAGTTATA from Juglans microcarpa x Juglans regia isolate MS1-56 chromosome 4S, Jm3101_v1.0, whole genome shotgun sequence carries:
- the LOC121263011 gene encoding cytoplasmic tRNA 2-thiolation protein 1; amino-acid sequence: MEEADGNGKSMKGRGRLCCICNKRRAALKRPKTLEQICRECFYEVFEEEIHQVIVENQLFKPGERIAIGASGGKDSTVLAYVLSELNRRHNYGLDLFLLSVDEGITGYRDDSLETVKRNEIQYELPLKIVSYKDLYGWTMDEIVKMIGLKNNCTFCGVFRRQALDRGAALLKVDKLATGHNADDIAETVLLNILRGDIARLSRCTSIITGEDGPIPRCKPFKYTYEKEIVMYAYFKRLDYFSTECIYSPNAYRGFAREFIKDLERIRPRAILDIIQSGEDFRISTSTKMPEQGTCERCGYISSQKWCKACVLLEGLNRGLPKLGIGRSRGLNDDRKKGIKENIGTKSIESKQCGTLDF